A region of Salvelinus alpinus chromosome 24, SLU_Salpinus.1, whole genome shotgun sequence DNA encodes the following proteins:
- the LOC139552525 gene encoding cation channel sperm-associated protein 1-like isoform X3, with protein sequence MENRPSYRQTVAGKGSTSHHKSSVAAKQPHKKRVFSTCAALDGEMLKRLIQKDEQRRIQEQRNSRKGWLRAWGALQDWMHQLFRIIVAFTEDPMFDKFILFVVVLNTGTLVAQTFESVTVRGGWFFSALDSAFLAIYLMECVLKLLVWGRLYFKNPWNDLDFFIITMSLIDFLLPLIESTGNFSGGQASTIFRILKLFKGVRAIRAFRVLRTIRFLQNLQSIVSTCLQSLQSMGAIIILMFTFLFMFAVIFREMFNESDPHRFGNMFRTIFTLFQLLTLDDWAFIYSTSRDNGAPHIIIFLVLYIVVEYFTFLNLFIAVLVDNFQMTIKRRMASKIQKSPSPLNHRPMRSSMKRP encoded by the exons ATGGAAAATCGACCATCATACAGGCAGACAGTGGCTGGAAAGg GCTCAACCAGCCACCACAAGTCATCTGTAGCAGCCAAGCAGCCACACAAGAAGCGAGTGTTCTCAACATGTGCGGCCTTAGATGGTGAAATGTTGAAGAGGCTCATCCAAAAAG atgAGCAGCGGAGGATCCAGGAGCAGCGAAACTCTAGAAAAGGTTGGCTGAGGGCATGGGGTGCCCTGCAGGACTGGATGCATCAGCTGTTCAGGATCATTGTGGCCTTCACAGAAGACCCCATGTTTGACAAGTTCATCCTGTTTGTGGTGGTGCTCAACACAGGGACCCTGGTGGCCCAGACATTTGAAAGTGTGACTGTGAGAGGAG GGTGGTTCTTCTCAGCTTTGGATTCCGCTTTTCTGGCAATCTATTTAATGGAATGTGTGCTGAAATTGCTTGTCTGGGGTCGACTCTACTTCAAAAACCCCTGGAATGACCTGG ACTTTTTCATCATTACGATGAGCCTCATTGACTTCCTGCTGCCACTCATTGAGTCTACAGGGAACTTCAGTGGAGGTCAGGCATCCACAATCTTCCGCATCCTCAAGCTCTTCAAAGGGGTCCGGGCCATCCGAGCGTTCCGGGTCTTGCGTACCATCCG CTTTCTCCAAAATCTCCAGTCCATCGTGTCCACctgtctccagtctctccagtcaaTGGGGGCCATCATCATCCTCATGTTCACATTCCTCTTCATGTTTGCTGTCATTTTCCGAGAGATGTTCAACGAGTCTGACCCGCATCGCTTTGGCAACATGTTTCGGACAATTTTCACTCTGTTCCAGCTACTCACGCTGGATGACTGGGCTTTCATCTACTCTACCAGCCGAGACAACG GTGCACCTCATATTATCATCTTCCTTGTCCTGTACATTGTGGTGGAATACTTCACTTTCCTCAA TCTATTCATTGCTGTCCTCGTCGACAACTTCCAGATGACAATCAAGAGACGGATGGCGTCAAAGATCCAAAAG AGCCCCAGCCCATTGAACCACAGACCGATGAGGAGTTCTATGAAGAGGCCCTGA
- the LOC139552525 gene encoding cation channel sperm-associated protein 1-like isoform X1 codes for MENRPSYRQTVAGKGSTSHHKSSVAAKQPHKKRVFSTCAALDGEMLKRLIQKDEQRRIQEQRNSRKGWLRAWGALQDWMHQLFRIIVAFTEDPMFDKFILFVVVLNTGTLVAQTFESVTVRGGWFFSALDSAFLAIYLMECVLKLLVWGRLYFKNPWNDLDFFIITMSLIDFLLPLIESTGNFSGGQASTIFRILKLFKGVRAIRAFRVLRTIRFLQNLQSIVSTCLQSLQSMGAIIILMFTFLFMFAVIFREMFNESDPHRFGNMFRTIFTLFQLLTLDDWAFIYSTSRDNGAPHIIIFLVLYIVVEYFTFLNLFIAVLVDNFQMTIKRRMASKIQKFQDIYESEMQSMKKLEPQPIEPQTDEEFYEEALKLTYSENKYGKREIELITSYLRLLASIDQNQQTFRSQGCVLERLIDTFFEATEEDSQGNDHE; via the exons ATGGAAAATCGACCATCATACAGGCAGACAGTGGCTGGAAAGg GCTCAACCAGCCACCACAAGTCATCTGTAGCAGCCAAGCAGCCACACAAGAAGCGAGTGTTCTCAACATGTGCGGCCTTAGATGGTGAAATGTTGAAGAGGCTCATCCAAAAAG atgAGCAGCGGAGGATCCAGGAGCAGCGAAACTCTAGAAAAGGTTGGCTGAGGGCATGGGGTGCCCTGCAGGACTGGATGCATCAGCTGTTCAGGATCATTGTGGCCTTCACAGAAGACCCCATGTTTGACAAGTTCATCCTGTTTGTGGTGGTGCTCAACACAGGGACCCTGGTGGCCCAGACATTTGAAAGTGTGACTGTGAGAGGAG GGTGGTTCTTCTCAGCTTTGGATTCCGCTTTTCTGGCAATCTATTTAATGGAATGTGTGCTGAAATTGCTTGTCTGGGGTCGACTCTACTTCAAAAACCCCTGGAATGACCTGG ACTTTTTCATCATTACGATGAGCCTCATTGACTTCCTGCTGCCACTCATTGAGTCTACAGGGAACTTCAGTGGAGGTCAGGCATCCACAATCTTCCGCATCCTCAAGCTCTTCAAAGGGGTCCGGGCCATCCGAGCGTTCCGGGTCTTGCGTACCATCCG CTTTCTCCAAAATCTCCAGTCCATCGTGTCCACctgtctccagtctctccagtcaaTGGGGGCCATCATCATCCTCATGTTCACATTCCTCTTCATGTTTGCTGTCATTTTCCGAGAGATGTTCAACGAGTCTGACCCGCATCGCTTTGGCAACATGTTTCGGACAATTTTCACTCTGTTCCAGCTACTCACGCTGGATGACTGGGCTTTCATCTACTCTACCAGCCGAGACAACG GTGCACCTCATATTATCATCTTCCTTGTCCTGTACATTGTGGTGGAATACTTCACTTTCCTCAA TCTATTCATTGCTGTCCTCGTCGACAACTTCCAGATGACAATCAAGAGACGGATGGCGTCAAAGATCCAAAAG TTCCAGGATATATATGAGAGTGAGATGCAGTCAATGAAGAAGTTAG AGCCCCAGCCCATTGAACCACAGACCGATGAGGAGTTCTATGAAGAGGCCCTGAAATTGACCTATAGTGAAAATAAGTATGGAAAGAG GGAGATAGAGCTGATCACCAGCTACCTCAGACTGCTGGCATCCATAGATCAGAACCAGCAGACGTTCCGCTCCCAGGGCTGTGTTCTGGAGCGCCTCATTGACACCTTCTTTGAG GCAACAGAGGAGGACAGTCAGGGGAATGACCACGAATAG
- the LOC139552525 gene encoding cation channel sperm-associated protein 1-like isoform X2: MENRPSYRQTVAGKGSTSHHKSSVAAKQPHKKRVFSTCAALDGEMLKRLIQKDEQRRIQEQRNSRKGWLRAWGALQDWMHQLFRIIVAFTEDPMFDKFILFVVVLNTGTLVAQTFESVTVRGGWFFSALDSAFLAIYLMECVLKLLVWGRLYFKNPWNDLGNFSGGQASTIFRILKLFKGVRAIRAFRVLRTIRFLQNLQSIVSTCLQSLQSMGAIIILMFTFLFMFAVIFREMFNESDPHRFGNMFRTIFTLFQLLTLDDWAFIYSTSRDNGAPHIIIFLVLYIVVEYFTFLNLFIAVLVDNFQMTIKRRMASKIQKFQDIYESEMQSMKKLEPQPIEPQTDEEFYEEALKLTYSENKYGKREIELITSYLRLLASIDQNQQTFRSQGCVLERLIDTFFEATEEDSQGNDHE, encoded by the exons ATGGAAAATCGACCATCATACAGGCAGACAGTGGCTGGAAAGg GCTCAACCAGCCACCACAAGTCATCTGTAGCAGCCAAGCAGCCACACAAGAAGCGAGTGTTCTCAACATGTGCGGCCTTAGATGGTGAAATGTTGAAGAGGCTCATCCAAAAAG atgAGCAGCGGAGGATCCAGGAGCAGCGAAACTCTAGAAAAGGTTGGCTGAGGGCATGGGGTGCCCTGCAGGACTGGATGCATCAGCTGTTCAGGATCATTGTGGCCTTCACAGAAGACCCCATGTTTGACAAGTTCATCCTGTTTGTGGTGGTGCTCAACACAGGGACCCTGGTGGCCCAGACATTTGAAAGTGTGACTGTGAGAGGAG GGTGGTTCTTCTCAGCTTTGGATTCCGCTTTTCTGGCAATCTATTTAATGGAATGTGTGCTGAAATTGCTTGTCTGGGGTCGACTCTACTTCAAAAACCCCTGGAATGACCTGG GGAACTTCAGTGGAGGTCAGGCATCCACAATCTTCCGCATCCTCAAGCTCTTCAAAGGGGTCCGGGCCATCCGAGCGTTCCGGGTCTTGCGTACCATCCG CTTTCTCCAAAATCTCCAGTCCATCGTGTCCACctgtctccagtctctccagtcaaTGGGGGCCATCATCATCCTCATGTTCACATTCCTCTTCATGTTTGCTGTCATTTTCCGAGAGATGTTCAACGAGTCTGACCCGCATCGCTTTGGCAACATGTTTCGGACAATTTTCACTCTGTTCCAGCTACTCACGCTGGATGACTGGGCTTTCATCTACTCTACCAGCCGAGACAACG GTGCACCTCATATTATCATCTTCCTTGTCCTGTACATTGTGGTGGAATACTTCACTTTCCTCAA TCTATTCATTGCTGTCCTCGTCGACAACTTCCAGATGACAATCAAGAGACGGATGGCGTCAAAGATCCAAAAG TTCCAGGATATATATGAGAGTGAGATGCAGTCAATGAAGAAGTTAG AGCCCCAGCCCATTGAACCACAGACCGATGAGGAGTTCTATGAAGAGGCCCTGAAATTGACCTATAGTGAAAATAAGTATGGAAAGAG GGAGATAGAGCTGATCACCAGCTACCTCAGACTGCTGGCATCCATAGATCAGAACCAGCAGACGTTCCGCTCCCAGGGCTGTGTTCTGGAGCGCCTCATTGACACCTTCTTTGAG GCAACAGAGGAGGACAGTCAGGGGAATGACCACGAATAG